In the Solibacillus sp. FSL K6-1523 genome, one interval contains:
- a CDS encoding succinate CoA transferase, whose amino-acid sequence MGKDLNQLIRNKAFLDKIVSAEEAASWIEDGMNLGMSGFTLFGEPKEFPLALSKRGENEDFKINLYTGASLGPTADQSMAEAGIINLRVPYQGNAVMRGKINAGEIGYIDQHLSHTAEEVRKGSLGNIDYAIIEAAAITEEGYIIPTGSVGNSPIFVEKADNVIIELNMTAPKAYEGLHDIFVLKEQGERREIPLYKVSDRIGEIGIKVDPSKVKGIILSEQPDIPSPLFEPNEETQQIADNLLAFLAGEVEAGKLPQSLAPLQSGVGSVANAVLNGMKDSQFKDIEVFSEVLQDGIFDLIDAGVVKFAVGTAFSLSKKRVETLAEDLEKYSGKILFRPQEVSNHPEVIRRLGIISFNTALEVDIYGNVNSTHVSGTKIMNGIGGSGDFARNARITIFVTSSLAKNGAVSAIVPFVSHIDHTEHDVDVIVTEQGYADLRGLPPVKRAEKLIEIAHPTYRSQLRAYFEEAKEKVGGQTPHILEKAFAFHTNLKEKGTMLSEEEVKAK is encoded by the coding sequence ATGGGAAAAGATTTAAATCAATTAATTAGAAATAAAGCGTTTTTAGACAAAATTGTTTCGGCTGAGGAAGCGGCTTCTTGGATTGAAGATGGAATGAATCTTGGGATGAGTGGGTTTACACTTTTTGGGGAGCCAAAAGAATTTCCACTTGCACTTTCTAAGCGTGGAGAAAATGAAGATTTCAAAATTAATTTATATACGGGCGCTTCATTAGGACCAACTGCTGACCAATCAATGGCTGAAGCGGGCATTATTAACTTGCGTGTTCCATATCAAGGCAATGCTGTTATGCGCGGGAAAATCAATGCGGGTGAAATCGGTTATATTGATCAACATTTATCGCACACAGCAGAAGAGGTAAGAAAAGGGTCATTAGGAAACATTGATTATGCCATTATCGAAGCGGCTGCTATTACGGAAGAAGGCTATATTATTCCAACTGGTTCGGTTGGGAATTCACCAATCTTTGTAGAAAAAGCAGATAACGTAATTATTGAATTAAACATGACTGCACCGAAAGCATATGAAGGGCTTCACGATATTTTTGTGCTGAAAGAGCAAGGCGAGCGTAGAGAAATTCCACTATACAAAGTGTCTGATCGAATTGGAGAAATTGGCATTAAAGTGGATCCAAGCAAAGTAAAAGGCATTATTTTATCGGAACAACCTGATATTCCATCTCCATTATTTGAGCCAAATGAAGAAACACAGCAAATCGCCGATAACTTATTAGCCTTTTTAGCGGGTGAAGTGGAAGCAGGGAAATTGCCGCAATCATTAGCGCCATTACAATCTGGTGTAGGATCTGTTGCGAATGCCGTTTTAAATGGGATGAAGGATTCTCAATTCAAGGATATCGAAGTGTTTTCGGAAGTATTACAAGACGGCATTTTTGACTTAATTGATGCGGGTGTCGTTAAATTTGCAGTTGGTACAGCGTTCTCGCTTTCTAAAAAGCGTGTAGAAACACTAGCGGAAGATTTAGAAAAGTATAGTGGGAAAATTTTGTTCAGACCTCAGGAAGTTTCGAATCATCCAGAAGTGATTCGTCGATTAGGTATTATTTCATTTAATACAGCGTTAGAAGTGGATATTTACGGAAATGTAAACTCAACACATGTAAGCGGCACAAAAATTATGAATGGCATTGGTGGATCTGGGGATTTTGCGCGTAACGCTAGAATTACAATTTTTGTAACATCATCTTTAGCGAAAAATGGCGCAGTGTCAGCGATTGTACCTTTCGTATCGCATATAGACCATACCGAGCATGATGTAGATGTCATTGTAACAGAACAAGGATATGCGGATCTTCGCGGACTTCCACCAGTGAAGCGAGCAGAAAAGCTAATTGAAATCGCACATCCGACGTATAGATCGCAATTACGCGCTTATTTTGAAGAGGCAAAAGAGAAAGTGGGCGGCCAGACACCTCACATTCTTGAAAAGGCATTTGCATTCCATACAAACTTAAAAGAAAAAGGCACGATGTTAAGTGAAGAGGAAGTAAAAGCAAAATAA
- the dctA gene encoding C4-dicarboxylate transporter DctA codes for MKLLKNLTVQVIIAIILGIIVGAIWPEFGASLKILADLFIKLIKMLIAPIIFLTVVIGIGGMGDMKKVGKIGGKALLYFEIVSTIALAIGIMVAVLINAGDGFDTSKAQDADISNFTSAAASSSEAGLGGFIYDIIPENFVGAIASGALLPTLFSAILFGIATASLGERTRPVITFFEQVSEIFFKIVGMVMKISPIGAFGAMAYTIGFFGLGSLKSLGLLMVAVYLTMFLFVVFVLGSIAKYFGFNIFRFIAYIKDEIFIVIGTSSSESALPSMMRKLENLGCGKQVVGLVVPTGYSFNLDGTSIYLSMAALFIAQAYGVDLSWLEIATLLGVLMITSKGAAGVTGSGFITLAATLAAFPMVPVEGIALLIGVDRFMSEARAVTNLIGNGVACVVISKSENDFDAEMAAKAMPVKG; via the coding sequence TTGAAATTACTAAAAAACTTAACAGTGCAAGTTATTATTGCCATCATTTTAGGGATTATCGTCGGTGCGATTTGGCCTGAATTTGGGGCAAGCTTAAAAATACTAGCTGATTTATTCATCAAGCTAATTAAAATGTTAATCGCTCCTATTATCTTCTTAACAGTTGTTATTGGAATTGGCGGTATGGGTGATATGAAAAAGGTTGGGAAGATTGGTGGTAAAGCATTACTTTACTTCGAAATCGTGTCAACAATTGCCCTTGCTATCGGGATTATGGTAGCTGTGTTGATCAATGCTGGTGATGGTTTTGATACTTCTAAAGCGCAAGATGCGGACATTTCAAACTTTACATCCGCAGCGGCATCTTCTAGTGAGGCTGGTTTAGGTGGCTTCATCTATGATATTATTCCAGAGAACTTTGTCGGTGCAATCGCATCAGGTGCTTTACTACCAACATTATTCTCAGCGATTTTATTTGGTATCGCAACTGCTTCTTTAGGTGAGCGAACACGACCTGTTATCACATTCTTTGAACAAGTTTCTGAAATTTTCTTCAAAATTGTTGGAATGGTTATGAAAATTTCGCCAATCGGGGCTTTCGGTGCGATGGCATATACAATCGGATTCTTTGGTTTAGGTTCACTCAAATCATTAGGACTATTAATGGTCGCCGTTTACTTGACAATGTTTTTATTCGTTGTATTTGTATTAGGCTCAATCGCAAAATATTTCGGTTTCAATATTTTCCGTTTTATCGCATACATTAAAGATGAAATTTTCATCGTAATTGGTACATCTTCTTCTGAATCCGCATTGCCATCCATGATGCGCAAATTAGAAAATTTGGGTTGTGGGAAACAAGTTGTTGGTCTAGTCGTACCAACAGGCTATTCATTCAACTTAGATGGTACGTCGATTTATTTATCAATGGCCGCGTTATTTATCGCACAAGCATATGGTGTCGATTTATCATGGTTGGAAATTGCGACACTTCTTGGGGTACTCATGATTACATCTAAAGGGGCTGCTGGTGTAACAGGCTCTGGCTTCATCACGTTAGCTGCCACATTAGCTGCATTCCCAATGGTACCAGTTGAAGGTATCGCTCTTTTAATCGGGGTTGACCGCTTCATGTCAGAAGCACGTGCTGTAACAAACTTAATCGGTAACGGGGTTGCATGTGTCGTTATTTCTAAATCGGAGAATGATTTCGATGCGGAGATGGCTGCAAAAGCAATGCCTGTGAAAGGTTAA
- a CDS encoding DctP family TRAP transporter solute-binding subunit, with translation MRFYLISAIVTLIILITVISFRQDVWQTYALPYDEEQVGLNDQITINFSHVVAENTPKGLAADKFAQLVKEKSNGKINVQIYPNGILYNDENELAALKNGDIQMIAPTISKMTEALPSWQVLDLPFIFEREDQIYAALHGELSKTLLAELSSINVHGLSFWNNGFKQIASKNELIQTVEQFQYLTVRIMTSDLLSQQFNLLNAEPISTTFNDLYKKIQNNEILAQENTLSNLYSKGFYKMQPQITLSNHGLLAYSVLMNEDFWQSLDKSSQKIITQSLKEMDRWQHEQAIALNEQNLQQLQADPNVTLYTLSKQQREEWRVALQPIYQSYNNIGNPQFLAQLYQDIKN, from the coding sequence TTGCGATTTTATTTAATTTCAGCCATTGTTACACTCATTATTTTAATCACGGTTATTTCATTTCGCCAAGATGTTTGGCAAACGTATGCATTACCTTATGATGAAGAACAGGTCGGCTTGAATGACCAAATTACGATTAATTTTAGCCATGTTGTAGCTGAAAACACACCAAAAGGACTGGCAGCTGATAAATTTGCGCAGCTTGTAAAAGAGAAATCAAACGGAAAAATAAATGTCCAAATTTACCCGAATGGTATTTTATACAATGATGAAAACGAACTTGCCGCATTAAAAAATGGCGATATTCAAATGATTGCGCCAACAATTTCGAAAATGACCGAAGCGCTCCCTTCCTGGCAAGTGCTCGATTTGCCCTTTATTTTTGAGCGGGAGGATCAAATTTATGCCGCGCTGCATGGTGAATTAAGTAAAACATTGCTAGCAGAACTATCCTCCATCAATGTGCACGGGCTTTCTTTTTGGAATAATGGCTTCAAACAAATCGCTTCAAAAAATGAACTGATTCAAACAGTAGAGCAATTTCAATATTTAACAGTCCGAATTATGACAAGTGATTTATTGTCACAGCAATTTAACTTATTAAACGCAGAGCCCATTAGCACGACATTCAATGATTTATATAAAAAAATACAAAACAATGAAATTTTAGCGCAAGAAAATACGCTGTCTAACTTGTATTCAAAAGGTTTTTATAAGATGCAGCCGCAAATTACATTATCTAATCATGGCTTATTAGCTTATAGCGTTTTAATGAATGAAGATTTTTGGCAGTCTTTAGATAAATCCTCACAAAAGATTATCACACAATCTTTAAAGGAAATGGATCGTTGGCAGCATGAACAAGCTATCGCATTAAACGAACAAAATCTCCAACAATTACAAGCCGATCCAAATGTAACGCTTTATACTCTTTCAAAACAGCAACGCGAGGAATGGAGAGTTGCTTTACAACCCATTTATCAATCGTATAACAATATTGGAAATCCTCAATTTTTAGCGCAGCTGTATCAAGATATTAAAAATTGA
- a CDS encoding sensor histidine kinase: protein MKINKLSTNGKIVLLTFFIIAFSFLVAGILLLNNLADNDETDLGQRAMLVAQTVSDLPEVQKQLENADSIENNSAFNQMINRIKVINNAQYIVIMNMDSVKLSHPSPEQIGQVSKSSDIQAAFNENYYISKAVGEQGIVVRAFVPVLNAERMQIGVVVVGFLLPTFLQLILENLNEMIVTILLSILFSIWGARTLGRHIKKQMFGLEPHEIAKMYVERTETFNAMHEGIIAVDKEMKITIFNKKASRILGVAGNPKKYIRKNIYDVLPDTRLPEIVESGRAVYNQEIYVNNHSILSNRIPIFVGGQVAGAVAIFKDLTEFKQLAEELTGVKAFVQALRIQTHEYKNKLHTIAGLLQLGHNKQALDYLSQVKVQQEQVTKFLNERIYNENISGLLLSKISRGKELGIQVLIDEESKLTRFPEQLDHHDFVVLFGNLIENAFDALIAVEREQKEVTISIDDNDGILAILIADNGVGIPSNDVEKIFENGFSTKHSENRGIGLYLIHEIITKGNGTIEIVSEENKGTTFILTFDL, encoded by the coding sequence ATGAAAATTAATAAATTATCGACAAATGGGAAAATTGTACTTTTGACATTTTTCATTATCGCCTTCTCCTTTTTAGTTGCGGGTATTTTACTGTTAAACAATTTAGCTGATAACGATGAAACCGATTTAGGGCAACGTGCGATGTTAGTTGCGCAAACGGTTTCCGATTTACCAGAAGTTCAAAAACAGCTGGAGAACGCAGATTCCATAGAAAATAATAGCGCGTTCAATCAAATGATTAACCGTATTAAAGTAATTAACAATGCGCAGTATATCGTCATCATGAATATGGATTCCGTCAAATTATCGCATCCTTCACCAGAGCAAATCGGTCAGGTGAGTAAGTCGAGCGATATTCAAGCGGCTTTTAATGAAAACTACTATATATCAAAAGCAGTAGGGGAGCAAGGGATTGTCGTACGTGCTTTTGTGCCGGTATTAAACGCTGAGCGTATGCAAATTGGTGTCGTCGTCGTTGGTTTTTTATTGCCGACTTTTTTACAGCTTATTTTAGAAAATTTAAATGAAATGATTGTGACGATCTTGCTGTCCATTTTATTTAGTATTTGGGGGGCGCGTACACTTGGGCGCCACATCAAAAAACAAATGTTTGGACTTGAGCCACATGAAATTGCGAAAATGTACGTGGAACGGACGGAAACGTTTAATGCGATGCATGAAGGAATTATCGCGGTTGATAAAGAGATGAAAATTACGATTTTTAATAAAAAGGCGAGTCGAATTTTAGGCGTAGCAGGAAATCCCAAAAAATATATCAGGAAAAATATTTATGATGTGCTTCCAGATACGCGACTTCCTGAAATTGTAGAGAGTGGTCGCGCGGTTTATAATCAGGAAATTTACGTCAATAACCATAGTATTTTAAGCAATCGAATTCCGATTTTTGTAGGTGGTCAAGTGGCTGGTGCAGTGGCAATTTTTAAAGATTTAACGGAATTTAAACAGTTAGCAGAAGAGCTGACAGGGGTAAAGGCTTTTGTACAGGCACTCCGCATCCAAACGCATGAATATAAAAATAAATTGCATACAATTGCGGGATTATTACAGCTCGGTCATAATAAACAAGCGCTTGATTATTTATCGCAAGTGAAAGTGCAGCAAGAGCAAGTGACCAAGTTTTTAAATGAACGCATATATAATGAAAATATTTCGGGGCTATTATTAAGCAAAATTAGTCGTGGGAAAGAGCTTGGCATTCAAGTGTTGATTGATGAAGAAAGTAAATTGACGCGTTTTCCCGAACAGTTGGACCACCATGATTTTGTTGTGTTATTTGGGAATTTAATTGAAAATGCATTTGATGCACTCATTGCAGTCGAACGCGAGCAAAAGGAAGTAACGATTTCAATTGATGATAATGATGGCATTTTAGCGATTTTAATAGCGGATAACGGAGTAGGTATTCCGTCAAATGATGTAGAAAAGATTTTTGAAAATGGCTTTTCGACGAAACATAGTGAAAATCGAGGGATTGGCCTGTATTTAATTCACGAAATTATTACTAAAGGAAATGGCACAATTGAAATAGTGAGTGAGGAAAATAAGGGGACAACCTTTATTTTGACTTTTGATCTTTAA
- a CDS encoding response regulator, producing MKTIQVLLVEDDPMVREVNRQFIERVDGFEVIDMAPNGIKGIEKIKELSPDLVLMDIFMPEQDGVESLRQIRHQNLEVDCITVTAANDVQTIQQILHLGVYDYIMKPFTFERMEQTLLNYRLFKEKMGAVEEVNQQELDEMMGQTKQANSEPESVQPFSQELPKGFNRATLAKVLQYLKQSNNGASADDVAAGIGVARVTARRYLDYMEKNQMIHVDIQYGSVGRPVNQYFFEE from the coding sequence GTGAAAACAATCCAGGTATTGCTAGTAGAAGATGATCCGATGGTACGTGAGGTAAATCGTCAATTTATTGAACGTGTGGACGGTTTTGAAGTGATTGATATGGCGCCAAATGGGATTAAAGGAATTGAAAAAATTAAAGAGCTATCACCAGATTTAGTTTTGATGGATATTTTTATGCCAGAACAGGATGGCGTAGAGTCATTGCGCCAAATTCGTCATCAAAATTTAGAAGTTGATTGTATTACGGTAACAGCAGCGAATGATGTGCAAACAATACAGCAAATTCTCCATTTAGGTGTGTATGATTATATTATGAAGCCCTTTACATTTGAACGGATGGAGCAAACATTGCTAAATTATCGCTTGTTCAAAGAGAAGATGGGAGCCGTAGAAGAAGTAAATCAGCAAGAATTGGATGAAATGATGGGGCAAACAAAGCAGGCAAATTCGGAGCCAGAATCTGTACAGCCCTTTTCACAAGAACTTCCAAAAGGATTTAACCGAGCTACGTTAGCGAAAGTTTTACAGTACTTAAAGCAATCAAACAATGGTGCGTCAGCGGATGATGTGGCAGCGGGCATCGGTGTCGCAAGAGTAACCGCAAGACGCTATTTGGATTATATGGAGAAAAATCAGATGATCCATGTCGATATTCAGTACGGAAGTGTAGGGCGACCTGTAAATCAATATTTTTTTGAAGAATGA
- a CDS encoding 4-hydroxy-3-methylbut-2-enyl diphosphate reductase has protein sequence MKVIKINPRGYCYGVVDAMVIARNAALDTSLPRPIYILGMIVHNKHVTDAFEQDGIITLDGENRKEIIEQVTEGTVIFTAHGVSPEIREIARRKGLVSIDATCPDVTVTHDLIREKTAEGYDIIYIGKKGHPEPEGAIGVAPDHVHLVQSMKDIENLQFENEKILVTNQTTMSQWDVSFLMDSLKEKFPHVEVHKEICLATQVRQEAVAEQAGVSDLLIVVGDPKSNNSNRLTQVSVEIAGTPSYRISDISEIKLEWLENVETIAVTAGASTPTPIVKEVIAFLEKFDKNDPATHEIVRSVTLDKILPKIKTPKPVEKILPY, from the coding sequence ATGAAAGTTATTAAAATTAATCCACGCGGCTATTGTTATGGGGTAGTTGATGCAATGGTTATTGCACGCAATGCTGCGCTTGATACATCCTTACCAAGACCAATCTACATTTTAGGTATGATTGTGCATAATAAACATGTAACCGATGCATTTGAACAAGATGGCATCATTACGCTTGATGGCGAAAATCGTAAAGAGATTATTGAACAGGTAACAGAAGGAACAGTCATTTTCACTGCACATGGAGTTTCACCTGAAATTCGTGAAATCGCGCGACGTAAAGGGCTTGTATCTATTGATGCGACTTGCCCAGATGTTACTGTGACGCATGATTTAATTCGTGAAAAAACGGCAGAGGGCTATGACATTATTTACATCGGTAAAAAAGGACATCCAGAGCCTGAGGGAGCAATTGGTGTTGCACCCGACCATGTTCACCTTGTGCAATCAATGAAAGATATTGAAAATCTACAATTTGAGAACGAAAAAATATTAGTTACGAACCAAACGACAATGAGCCAATGGGATGTTTCCTTCTTAATGGACAGCTTAAAGGAAAAATTCCCTCATGTGGAAGTGCATAAAGAAATTTGTTTAGCAACACAAGTTCGTCAAGAGGCCGTTGCTGAACAGGCTGGCGTTTCTGATTTATTAATCGTTGTAGGCGATCCAAAATCAAATAACTCCAATCGCCTTACACAAGTTTCGGTTGAAATTGCAGGCACACCATCGTACCGCATTTCGGATATTTCTGAAATTAAGTTAGAGTGGCTAGAAAATGTTGAAACGATTGCCGTTACAGCAGGCGCATCTACACCAACACCTATTGTGAAAGAAGTTATTGCATTTTTAGAGAAATTTGATAAAAATGATCCCGCAACACATGAAATCGTTCGCTCGGTAACACTCGACAAAATTCTACCAAAAATTAAAACACCAAAACCAGTCGAAAAAATACTACCTTACTAA
- a CDS encoding YjdJ family protein — protein MFRYMLHIIIGLFILTISTFFAWYEGSAITDINWEWKYSTPFSNLFNIEIVNGHDINQLDYFIYAAKFQPLFPVIMLISIFYIYIVAGHYLITYQPKWGLIFWGLISCVILLFGSFVFNSSTVGGRMIFWITLFIGLISIAVTVFGYLKYSKMRKSVDAKTFSD, from the coding sequence ATGTTTAGGTATATGTTGCACATAATAATAGGACTTTTTATTTTAACAATATCAACATTTTTCGCATGGTACGAAGGGAGCGCAATAACAGATATCAATTGGGAATGGAAATATTCTACACCATTTTCAAATTTGTTTAACATTGAAATTGTGAATGGTCATGATATTAATCAGCTGGATTATTTTATTTATGCTGCTAAATTTCAGCCGCTATTTCCTGTGATCATGTTAATAAGTATATTTTATATTTACATTGTAGCCGGTCATTACTTAATAACATATCAACCAAAATGGGGACTTATTTTTTGGGGGTTAATAAGTTGTGTCATACTACTATTTGGTAGCTTTGTTTTTAATTCTTCGACAGTAGGAGGAAGAATGATTTTCTGGATTACCTTATTTATTGGTCTTATTAGTATAGCTGTTACAGTTTTCGGATACTTGAAATATTCTAAAATGAGAAAATCGGTTGATGCAAAAACCTTTTCAGATTGA
- a CDS encoding DUF1835 domain-containing protein yields the protein MQTIHIIFGESAYGSLRFAMKGRKESIIAFPGLLGEGPIKDIHTEMGLKNRLQWLKDHYLFDAEDIERYQQLFETGLQQVEQIAEGSKIIIWTCENAAEQFGLRFVTKLLARKKVTCYVCNTYFNVLESCKGRDTWCEIRYSGEISSEEMKKFIENEWIERMADELFATYQKEAEQLLSNECAVRTWRHGEMHYEDENRDDAFIIKTAKMLHEEQDERTWLRAVRLIGLVLGETEHNISDSWINYRVHKLIEQGFFQSKGDLRKIRQYEVKLNEV from the coding sequence ATGCAAACGATACATATTATTTTTGGTGAATCTGCCTATGGATCTTTGCGCTTCGCAATGAAAGGGAGGAAAGAATCAATTATTGCTTTCCCAGGACTTTTAGGTGAAGGGCCTATTAAAGATATTCATACCGAAATGGGTTTAAAAAATCGGTTGCAATGGCTTAAAGATCATTATTTATTTGACGCGGAGGATATTGAGCGGTATCAACAATTATTTGAAACGGGACTTCAGCAAGTAGAACAAATAGCAGAAGGTTCGAAAATCATTATTTGGACATGTGAAAATGCTGCAGAACAGTTTGGTTTACGTTTTGTTACGAAACTGCTCGCAAGGAAAAAGGTCACGTGCTATGTATGTAATACGTATTTCAATGTTCTTGAATCTTGTAAAGGTAGGGATACATGGTGTGAAATTCGTTATTCAGGTGAAATAAGCTCGGAGGAAATGAAGAAGTTTATAGAAAACGAATGGATCGAACGTATGGCGGATGAGCTGTTCGCTACTTATCAAAAAGAAGCGGAACAGTTATTATCAAATGAATGTGCTGTACGTACTTGGCGGCACGGGGAAATGCATTATGAGGATGAAAACCGCGATGATGCTTTTATTATTAAGACAGCAAAAATGCTTCATGAAGAGCAGGATGAAAGAACATGGCTTCGTGCAGTCCGTTTAATCGGGCTAGTGTTAGGTGAAACGGAGCATAATATTTCTGATTCCTGGATTAACTACCGCGTACACAAATTAATCGAGCAAGGTTTCTTCCAGTCTAAAGGGGACTTACGTAAAATTCGTCAGTATGAAGTGAAATTGAATGAGGTATAA
- a CDS encoding DUF1450 domain-containing protein — protein sequence MVFSFFKKKKEGKVLKNQLEFCMTNLSLGAVDAYDVLIERDDVEITETGCTSNCEICECHLFAIVNGEIVLADDADALLRNVQQELEENSV from the coding sequence ATGGTTTTTTCATTTTTTAAAAAGAAAAAAGAGGGAAAAGTACTTAAAAATCAACTCGAATTTTGTATGACGAACTTATCATTAGGCGCTGTCGATGCGTATGATGTGCTCATCGAACGGGATGATGTAGAAATTACGGAAACCGGCTGTACATCAAATTGCGAAATTTGTGAATGCCATTTATTTGCGATTGTTAATGGTGAAATAGTGCTCGCAGATGATGCAGATGCATTGCTTCGAAACGTGCAGCAGGAGCTTGAGGAAAATTCAGTTTAA
- a CDS encoding sigma factor regulator N-terminal domain-containing protein — protein sequence MDKTIQKALRKAKWKQLLKISLISMIAGFILLISFYKVGNHFAAKSTARLHETLFLHNAVAEPNVQINSQVTSNRSMFGGNIITNRSKNVNGYLVPWSTLTSSYGWIRIGIDHNELTPGFRLAGKNSYEYDKQTKQKVATFYHPSIIEYYDGVQNELAEVAQLENHVAEVAVSFNGPLTTDEISELIPEDSFNIDWLYMTSTVGDESMGPLGMPVYGFSPGEFNENMYDDFIESLRQYDNNNSIEEIQEFIIENDGKNFRDVKVLGVMLTGRSESFKKLVDAPFIRGASVGVTAPIVPYIQPTK from the coding sequence ATGGATAAAACGATTCAAAAAGCATTAAGAAAGGCAAAATGGAAGCAATTGCTCAAAATCAGCCTTATTTCAATGATTGCTGGATTTATTTTACTTATTAGCTTTTATAAAGTCGGCAATCATTTTGCAGCGAAAAGTACAGCTCGGCTACATGAAACGTTATTTTTACACAATGCCGTAGCGGAGCCAAACGTTCAAATTAACTCCCAGGTGACGAGCAATCGATCAATGTTTGGGGGCAATATTATTACGAACCGCTCCAAAAATGTGAATGGTTACTTAGTTCCGTGGAGCACGCTGACAAGTTCATATGGATGGATTCGAATTGGAATTGATCATAATGAACTTACCCCTGGCTTCCGTTTAGCTGGAAAAAACTCTTATGAATACGATAAACAAACGAAGCAAAAAGTAGCAACGTTTTACCATCCTTCTATTATAGAGTATTATGACGGCGTTCAAAATGAATTGGCCGAAGTCGCACAGCTTGAAAATCATGTAGCAGAGGTGGCGGTTTCGTTTAATGGACCACTGACAACCGATGAAATTTCCGAGCTCATTCCAGAAGATAGCTTCAATATCGACTGGCTATATATGACTTCAACTGTTGGGGATGAAAGCATGGGACCTTTAGGAATGCCTGTTTACGGCTTTAGCCCAGGTGAATTTAATGAAAATATGTACGACGATTTTATTGAAAGTTTAAGACAATATGATAACAATAATAGCATCGAAGAAATTCAAGAGTTTATTATTGAAAACGACGGGAAAAACTTCCGCGACGTAAAAGTACTGGGCGTCATGTTAACAGGGCGTTCAGAAAGCTTCAAGAAATTAGTAGACGCGCCATTTATTCGTGGTGCATCTGTTGGGGTTACAGCTCCAATCGTTCCTTATATTCAACCGACGAAATAA
- a CDS encoding RNA polymerase sigma factor translates to MKKEDQFTSYLIEIGEEVFRLLRAKGASKEDAEDIIQNTFYKIYTLLDTLNDATIRPWFFRVALNEYIDFKRKKEHQNIHFSKEIHTKLQHCEDDFDAIFNKDEIFFLLKDVKKEYTEIFLLKYYYEFSYDEIAQLLGIQSDSVKQKLYRARKSIQTQAGEKKSWIKRFKKH, encoded by the coding sequence ATGAAAAAAGAAGATCAATTTACCTCCTACCTTATTGAAATAGGAGAGGAAGTGTTTCGGTTGTTACGCGCAAAAGGAGCGTCAAAAGAGGATGCGGAGGACATTATTCAAAATACCTTTTATAAAATTTATACATTGCTCGATACATTAAACGATGCAACGATTCGCCCATGGTTTTTCCGCGTTGCATTAAATGAATATATCGATTTCAAACGCAAGAAGGAACACCAAAATATCCATTTTTCAAAAGAAATTCATACAAAATTGCAGCATTGTGAAGATGATTTTGACGCGATTTTTAATAAAGATGAGATTTTCTTTTTGTTGAAAGATGTGAAAAAGGAATATACGGAAATTTTCCTTTTAAAATATTATTACGAATTTTCATATGACGAAATCGCACAACTTTTAGGTATTCAAAGTGATAGTGTGAAGCAAAAATTATATCGCGCACGAAAATCAATTCAAACACAGGCAGGAGAGAAAAAATCATGGATAAAACGATTCAAAAAGCATTAA